GCGCAAATCGGAACGTTCGGAGTGACCTGACCATGACCACGTCCGCCCCCGAGGCCGCCGCTGTGGATCCCGGCGAGAACAAGCCCAGCCTGGTGCGCACCACCAAGGGCCTGCTCAAGGCCGCCCGCCCGCGTCAGTGGATCAAGAACATCCTGGTGCTGGCCGCGCCGTTCGCCGCAGGCAAGGTCAACAACGTCGACGTGCTGGTCGACGCGCTGATCGCCTTCGTGGCGTTCTCCCTCGCGGCGTCGGCGATCTACCTGGTCAACGACAGCAAGGACGTCGAGGCCGACCGGGCGCACCCGACCAAGCGGAACCGGCCGATCGCCGCGGGCATCGTCCCGGTGCCGCTGGCCTTCGCCACCGCTGTCCTGCTGCTGTTCGGCGCGCTGGGCGTGTCCGTGCTGGCCAGCTGGGACCTGGTCATCGTCATCGCGGTCTACGAGGTCGTGCAGCTGGGCTACTGCTTCGGCCTGAAGCACCAGCCGGTGATCGACATGTGCATCGTGGCCTCGGGCTTCCTGATGCGCGCCATCGCCGGTGGTGCCGCGACGGGCGTTCCGCTGTCCCAGTGGTTCCTGCTGGTCACCGCGTTCGGCTCGCTGTTCATGGTGGCGGGCAAGCGCTACGCCGAGATCCGGCTGGCCGAGCGCACCGGCGCCAAGATCCGCAAGTCGCTGGAGAGCTACACCGCCAGCTACCTTCGCTTCGTCTGGGCCATCGCCGCGGCCATGGTGATCATGACCTACGGCCTGTGGGCGTTCGAGCTGAACGAGCAGGTGAAGTCCGCGTGGTCGGTCGTCTCGATGGTGCCGTTCGTGATCGCGATCCTGCGCTACGCGGTGGACGTGGACAGCGGCAACGGCGGTGAGCCCGAGGAGATCGTGCTCAAGGACCGCTGGCTGCAGATCCTCGGCGTCGCCTGGGTCGTCTTCCTCGGCATCGCCTACTACCTGCGCTGATCGTTCTGTGCCGAACCGCCGCTCCGGGCTCCGGGGCGGCGGTTTCGTCATTCGCTACCCGTCGAGCGCGGCCAGGCCGTCCAGGTCCACCAGCGCGGTCGCGGCGCGTTCGATGATGCCGCGGCTGACCTCGTCGGGCTGGTACTTCGGCTGGATGGCGCTGTGGCCGATGGTGGCCAGCCAGACGAAGTACGGGAAGAACGACTGCCTGCGGTAGGCGAGCCAGGCGGAGTCGGGGTCCGGGGCCGCCGCGCCGGCCGCGCCGAGGCGGTCGAGGTAGAACTCCAGCAGCTCCCGGCCCCACGCCCGCCGGTCGGCGATGTCCAGGCCGGAGTTGACGGTGTAGGCGAAGTCGAACGCCCAGCTGCCCCGCATCACGATCTGCCAGTCGGTGAAGCCCATCCGGCCGTCGGAGGTGCGGTAGGTGTTGCCGATGTGCGAGTCGCCGTGCAGCAGCGTCAGCGGTCCCTGGCTGGCGATCTCCAGCGACCGTTCAAGACCCCGGTAGAGCTTGTCCTGCAAGGAGATCAGCGAATCCGGGATGACCGAGCGGGCCCGCTGCGCCCCGACCTCGGAGCGCTTGGCGAAACCGATCAGCCGGTCCAGGTTGTGGAAGTGCCCGCTCGGCGGCTTCAGCCAGGTGTGGCCGCGCAGCTCGTCGGAGTCCCAGTACCGCGCGTGCCAGTGCGCCATGGTGGACAGCAGGTCCTCGATCTCCGCGCGGGAGATGGGCGTCTTCGGCGTGCAGAAGGTCGCGCCCTTGGCGACCGCGATGTCCTCCATGAGCGAGATCGAGCGCCCCGATGCCGGGTCGGCCGCACCGTGGAAACCGCGCGCGGCCTCGATGTCCAGGTGCGGCCGGAGGTGCTTGAAGAAGTTCGGTTCGCCGTCGAGCACGTGGGCGAGGCTGAGCGTGAGGCGCTGCTTGAAACCGCGCGTCGTCTTCACGAACAACGCTTCGGGCAGCTCCGAATTCCGGCCGATCTCGTTGTAGGTCACGGCGATCCGCCAGCGGGTGGACGTCCCGCTGCTCACGTCCTCGGTGCGGAACGCTGTGACGCGCGCACCGGGGTGTTCCGCGCAGAGCACCGCGGTCAGCCAGTCCGTGGTGATCTCCTTGCCGGAGACGGGGATGTCCGCAACGCCGGTCGCGCGGGCGGTGGTGAACCGCTCGCGGAGGACGTGGCCGCCGACGCGCGCGAGGGTCTTCGCGATCTCAAGCCCAGGATGCATCCCCGCACGGTACGACCAAATGATCTTCGTCGGATAGGTGCGAACCGGGGGAAAAAGACGGCGGCGACGGCGCCCTGCACACCGTCGCCGCCATCTGTCCATTAAGGACATTCAGGTGGTCTTCGTCAGCGGGAGTCGGTCACCTTGCCGGTCGCCCGCTCCCAGACGATCTTCCCGTTCTGGAACAGGTTTCGTCTTCCGCCCGTGACGTCGTGCTCCCCGGTGGTCGGATAGCCGAGGTAGGACCGCTCCCAGCCGAGCTGGGCCCAGCGCGCCTTGATCGCGCCGTAGATGTCGTGCGCCCCGGTGGAGGAGGTCCAGTAGACCGAGCC
The window above is part of the Allokutzneria albata genome. Proteins encoded here:
- a CDS encoding decaprenyl-phosphate phosphoribosyltransferase, translated to MTTSAPEAAAVDPGENKPSLVRTTKGLLKAARPRQWIKNILVLAAPFAAGKVNNVDVLVDALIAFVAFSLAASAIYLVNDSKDVEADRAHPTKRNRPIAAGIVPVPLAFATAVLLLFGALGVSVLASWDLVIVIAVYEVVQLGYCFGLKHQPVIDMCIVASGFLMRAIAGGAATGVPLSQWFLLVTAFGSLFMVAGKRYAEIRLAERTGAKIRKSLESYTASYLRFVWAIAAAMVIMTYGLWAFELNEQVKSAWSVVSMVPFVIAILRYAVDVDSGNGGEPEEIVLKDRWLQILGVAWVVFLGIAYYLR
- a CDS encoding phosphotransferase; this translates as MHPGLEIAKTLARVGGHVLRERFTTARATGVADIPVSGKEITTDWLTAVLCAEHPGARVTAFRTEDVSSGTSTRWRIAVTYNEIGRNSELPEALFVKTTRGFKQRLTLSLAHVLDGEPNFFKHLRPHLDIEAARGFHGAADPASGRSISLMEDIAVAKGATFCTPKTPISRAEIEDLLSTMAHWHARYWDSDELRGHTWLKPPSGHFHNLDRLIGFAKRSEVGAQRARSVIPDSLISLQDKLYRGLERSLEIASQGPLTLLHGDSHIGNTYRTSDGRMGFTDWQIVMRGSWAFDFAYTVNSGLDIADRRAWGRELLEFYLDRLGAAGAAAPDPDSAWLAYRRQSFFPYFVWLATIGHSAIQPKYQPDEVSRGIIERAATALVDLDGLAALDG